A stretch of Leptospira andrefontaineae DNA encodes these proteins:
- a CDS encoding ABC transporter ATP-binding protein, with the protein MASLHVSDLSKSYFGKVAISNLNFSIPKNRITGLLGPNGAGKTTALRILTGFVQPDKGSVSLDGVYLEKDPQTIKQRLGYLPESSAIYPDMTVGEYLDFIGNARGMETSFFKKRKKEVLDICDLRSQTFSLAGILSKGTRQRLALAGALLHDPDWIVLDEPSSGLDPIQISHFRDVLRNLGKDKIVLLSTHILSEVEETCDHALVLHKGNLVADLPVSEFKRSDSVLLTAKISKEILGKVLEGKNIQILSSEKEGEYTKFRLESSLKPEEIFEVLRKESFPILEYKISQKSLESVFQDLVSG; encoded by the coding sequence GTGGCCTCTCTTCACGTATCCGATCTTTCTAAATCCTATTTTGGAAAAGTCGCGATTTCTAATCTGAATTTCTCCATTCCAAAAAATAGGATCACAGGTTTACTAGGACCTAATGGTGCAGGTAAAACAACTGCTCTCAGAATTCTCACGGGATTTGTACAACCGGATAAAGGTTCCGTATCTCTCGACGGAGTCTATTTAGAAAAAGACCCACAAACTATAAAACAAAGATTAGGTTACCTCCCGGAATCTTCAGCGATCTATCCGGATATGACTGTGGGAGAATATTTGGATTTTATAGGAAATGCAAGAGGGATGGAAACTTCCTTTTTCAAAAAAAGAAAAAAAGAAGTATTAGATATTTGTGATTTAAGGTCCCAAACCTTTTCTTTAGCGGGAATTTTGTCCAAAGGTACAAGACAAAGATTGGCATTAGCTGGGGCACTACTCCATGATCCGGATTGGATCGTTTTAGATGAACCTAGCTCCGGTTTAGATCCTATCCAAATTTCTCATTTCAGAGATGTACTCCGAAATTTAGGAAAAGATAAAATAGTATTATTATCCACTCATATCCTTTCAGAAGTGGAAGAAACTTGCGATCATGCATTAGTCTTACATAAAGGAAACTTAGTTGCTGATCTTCCTGTTTCTGAATTTAAAAGATCAGATTCTGTCCTTCTAACTGCTAAAATAAGTAAGGAAATTTTGGGAAAAGTTTTAGAAGGTAAGAATATCCAAATTCTCTCTTCCGAAAAAGAAGGAGAATATACCAAATTCAGATTGGAATCTTCTCTTAAACCGGAGGAAATTTTTGAGGTCCTTCGAAAGGAATCCTTTCCAATTTTAGAATATAAGATTTCCCAAAAGTCCTTAGAATCCGTTTTCCAGGATCTGGTTTCCGGTTAA
- a CDS encoding STAS domain-containing protein produces the protein MAKLTIQNKHGIVRFENQLLDGYEKVFDEISEQASRAHIQNLTLDMTPTKKITSSGVAKLLTLRNLLDHFGVKLEVVNLQPTLMDVLRKFKVDTMLRIKA, from the coding sequence ATGGCCAAATTAACGATACAAAATAAACACGGAATCGTTCGTTTCGAAAATCAACTTCTGGACGGATACGAAAAAGTCTTTGATGAAATTTCGGAGCAGGCTTCCAGGGCACATATCCAAAACTTAACCTTGGACATGACCCCAACTAAAAAAATTACTTCCAGCGGTGTTGCAAAACTACTCACACTTAGAAACCTTTTGGATCATTTCGGAGTGAAATTAGAGGTGGTGAATCTTCAACCTACTCTAATGGATGTACTTCGTAAATTCAAAGTGGATACAATGCTCCGCATCAAGGCATAA